One window of Candidatus Methanoperedens sp. genomic DNA carries:
- a CDS encoding NAD(P)-dependent oxidoreductase has translation MGSSGFIGSNLIEYLKKKQIEFFAPERNDDSIFSTHLNNVIYCIGLTADFRNKPFETVEAHVSYLAKILENCSFDSFIYLSSTRVYGNESQETIVSEEMPLKINPLYPSDLYNISKIMGESLCLNCNKKNVKVVRLSNVYGNDFNSSNFVTDILRDILKTKSLFLRTSLSSEKDYINVQDVVDLLVKISLNSKYNIYNIASGINVKNEEILQVINKYIPFKLEIINNPKDLKFPLISIDRIQEEFKFEPKIILDDILDLIKVYGNLYERNN, from the coding sequence CTGGGTTCATCAGGTTTTATTGGTTCAAATTTGATAGAATATTTGAAAAAAAAACAGATTGAATTTTTTGCACCAGAAAGAAATGACGATTCTATTTTCAGTACCCATCTTAATAATGTAATATATTGCATAGGGCTAACAGCAGATTTTAGAAATAAACCATTTGAAACGGTTGAAGCTCATGTTTCTTACTTAGCTAAAATACTTGAGAATTGTTCTTTTGATTCTTTTATTTATCTTTCATCAACTAGAGTATATGGTAATGAGTCCCAAGAAACGATAGTTAGTGAAGAAATGCCTTTAAAGATTAACCCACTTTATCCTAGTGATTTATACAATATTTCAAAAATAATGGGTGAATCTTTATGCTTAAATTGTAATAAAAAGAATGTAAAAGTAGTAAGATTATCCAACGTGTATGGAAATGATTTCAATTCATCGAATTTTGTTACAGATATTTTAAGAGATATTTTAAAAACAAAAAGTCTTTTTCTTAGGACATCACTATCATCAGAAAAAGATTATATCAATGTTCAAGATGTTGTAGATTTATTAGTTAAAATATCGTTGAATAGTAAGTATAATATATACAATATTGCTAGTGGAATTAATGTTAAAAATGAAGAAATATTACAAGTGATAAACAAGTACATACCGTTTAAGTTGGAAATTATTAATAACCCGAAAGATTTGAAATTTCCTTTAATTTCAATTGACAGAATTCAAGAAGAATTTAAATTCGAACCTAAAATAATTCTTGATGATATTTTAGATTTAATTAAAGTTTATGGGAATCTCTATGAAAGAAATAACTAA
- a CDS encoding radical SAM protein — protein sequence MNQLKILLLFPNTSNDGVAPLAISILSTIAKKSGFDVRYFETSFYKKKSTAGEEREQTGEFKSVNRESFVHLRPFKFMAEDLNTVLSNYQPDILAVSANSLEYDLFCDLIKNINFGEKKPFILVGGVHATISPQEVIENKFVDAICIGQGEEAWQEFLIKFKNGLDFTDTKNLWIKTVGKVIKNGVRPLLSEDKLWEVELDEIFFDERHYLKPFDGRIYKRGLVELSRGCPYSCSYCVNTAFKNIYRGQGKFVVFRPYPNLKKRIINLVESGFEMLQFQDECFLSASYDYLKEFCSWYGKEVRLPLLVQTRPESVTDEKIKLISDMGVPVQISCGVETGSERILRKICNRKVTLEQIKKAFGIIHKYGLRSNAYTMIGFPTETRKDVFDTINLIREINPDISIMSVFYPFKGVPLRQFCIDKGYINGDEKAKTFTDRSILKNQPMSPEEIQNLRRTYRLYTKLPQKYFPEIELCEKDYESYKKLFNELVSLSWNI from the coding sequence ATGAATCAACTTAAAATATTGTTATTGTTTCCTAATACAAGCAATGATGGTGTTGCACCACTTGCAATAAGTATCTTATCGACGATTGCAAAGAAAAGTGGATTTGATGTAAGATATTTTGAAACATCCTTTTATAAGAAAAAAAGTACAGCTGGGGAAGAGCGAGAACAAACAGGTGAATTTAAATCGGTCAATAGAGAAAGTTTTGTACACTTGCGTCCATTTAAATTTATGGCTGAAGATTTAAATACGGTTCTTTCCAATTATCAACCTGATATTCTTGCAGTTAGCGCTAATTCACTTGAATATGATTTGTTTTGTGATTTGATAAAAAACATTAACTTTGGAGAAAAAAAACCATTTATATTAGTTGGTGGGGTACATGCAACAATATCTCCACAAGAAGTAATTGAAAATAAATTCGTTGACGCCATATGTATCGGCCAAGGTGAAGAGGCTTGGCAAGAATTTTTAATTAAATTTAAAAATGGACTTGATTTTACAGATACCAAAAATTTATGGATAAAAACAGTCGGAAAAGTTATAAAGAATGGTGTAAGACCTTTATTAAGTGAGGATAAACTTTGGGAAGTAGAATTGGATGAAATTTTTTTTGATGAACGGCATTATCTAAAACCTTTTGATGGAAGGATATACAAGCGAGGATTAGTTGAATTATCAAGAGGATGTCCTTATAGTTGTAGCTATTGTGTTAACACTGCTTTTAAAAACATTTATAGAGGACAGGGGAAGTTTGTAGTTTTCAGGCCATATCCAAATCTAAAGAAAAGAATTATAAATCTTGTAGAAAGTGGGTTTGAAATGTTGCAATTTCAAGACGAATGTTTTTTAAGTGCTTCATATGATTATTTGAAGGAATTTTGTAGCTGGTATGGAAAAGAAGTTAGGTTACCTTTATTAGTACAGACTCGTCCAGAATCAGTAACAGATGAAAAGATAAAACTTATTTCTGATATGGGTGTACCTGTTCAAATTTCTTGTGGTGTAGAAACAGGAAGTGAAAGAATTTTACGTAAGATTTGTAATCGTAAAGTAACATTGGAACAAATAAAAAAAGCATTTGGAATAATCCACAAATACGGATTACGTTCGAATGCATACACGATGATAGGTTTTCCAACTGAGACACGCAAAGATGTATTTGATACAATAAATTTGATAAGAGAAATTAATCCTGATATTTCTATAATGTCTGTTTTTTATCCGTTTAAAGGAGTTCCACTTAGACAATTTTGCATCGATAAAGGATATATAAATGGAGATGAAAAAGCAAAAACGTTTACAGATAGGTCAATTTTGAAAAATCAACCGATGTCTCCGGAAGAAATCCAAAATCTGCGGCGAACATATAGGCTATATACAAAATTACCACAGAAATATTTCCCAGAAATTGAATTATGTGAAAAAGATTATGAAAGCTATAAAAAGTTGTTTAATGAACTCGTTTCTTTATCCTGGAATATATGA
- the rfbC gene encoding dTDP-4-dehydrorhamnose 3,5-epimerase — MKFIETKLKGAYIIELEPEYDGRGFFARSFCENEFERYGLKTRIVQCNVSFNKKKGTLRGMHYQAAPYEEAKLVSCTRGGIYDVLIDLRQDSPNYCQWFASELSAGNYKMVYIPEGFAHGFQTLEKNTVVFYQMFELYHPECASGIRWDDPYIGIDWPIKEKMILSKRDQEYKNFG; from the coding sequence TTGAAATTCATTGAGACAAAATTGAAAGGTGCTTATATTATTGAACTGGAACCAGAATATGATGGGAGAGGTTTTTTTGCCCGCTCATTCTGTGAGAATGAATTTGAAAGATACGGCTTAAAAACCCGTATTGTTCAATGCAATGTATCTTTTAATAAAAAAAAAGGTACACTGCGCGGAATGCATTATCAGGCGGCTCCATACGAAGAAGCTAAACTGGTAAGTTGTACAAGAGGAGGAATATATGATGTGTTAATAGACCTAAGACAGGATTCTCCGAATTACTGCCAGTGGTTTGCTTCGGAGCTAAGTGCTGGAAATTATAAGATGGTGTATATTCCCGAAGGTTTTGCTCATGGCTTTCAGACCTTGGAAAAGAACACAGTGGTTTTTTACCAGATGTTTGAGTTATATCATCCAGAATGTGCAAGTGGTATAAGATGGGATGATCCTTATATTGGAATTGATTGGCCCATTAAAGAAAAAATGATCTTATCAAAAAGAGATCAGGAATATAAGAACTTTGGATAG
- the rfbF gene encoding glucose-1-phosphate cytidylyltransferase has protein sequence MKVVILCGGLGTRLREETEFRPKPMVLIGNRPILWHIMKIYAYYGHKEFILSLGYKGEMIKEYFYHYELMNNDVTIELGNPANTIIHEGHEENGWSVTLVDTGEKALKGARLKKVEKYLKDDDVFMMTYGDGLSDVNINDLLHFHQSHRKLATVTGINPASRFGELKYKGDQVEAFNEKPKTGSSLINGGFFVFNRGIFDYLCAEDNCDLEIGPLEKIAHERQLMVYKHKGSWACMDTIRDMDYLNKLWNENKAFWKL, from the coding sequence ATGAAAGTTGTAATACTTTGTGGAGGTCTAGGCACACGTCTTAGAGAAGAAACAGAATTCCGTCCCAAGCCAATGGTACTTATCGGTAACCGGCCTATCCTGTGGCACATTATGAAAATTTATGCTTACTATGGCCATAAAGAATTCATCCTCAGCTTGGGTTATAAAGGAGAAATGATTAAGGAATATTTTTATCATTATGAACTTATGAACAATGATGTGACTATTGAACTTGGGAATCCAGCAAATACCATTATTCACGAGGGTCATGAAGAAAATGGTTGGTCGGTCACTCTGGTTGATACGGGGGAGAAGGCCTTAAAAGGAGCTCGTTTAAAAAAAGTTGAAAAATATCTAAAAGATGATGATGTTTTTATGATGACTTACGGGGATGGATTATCGGATGTGAATATTAACGATCTGCTGCATTTTCATCAAAGCCACAGAAAGCTGGCGACCGTTACAGGAATTAATCCTGCTTCACGTTTTGGCGAACTGAAATACAAAGGAGACCAGGTAGAGGCATTCAATGAAAAACCCAAGACTGGGTCTAGTCTCATAAATGGTGGTTTCTTTGTATTCAACAGAGGCATATTTGATTATCTCTGTGCTGAAGATAATTGCGACCTAGAAATCGGGCCTCTTGAAAAGATCGCGCACGAAAGGCAGCTAATGGTATATAAGCATAAAGGCTCATGGGCATGCATGGATACCATACGAGATATGGATTATTTGAATAAGCTATGGAATGAGAACAAAGCTTTCTGGAAATTATAA
- a CDS encoding LIC12162 family protein produces the protein MFLINTADQRFWKKDEKILFLGEWCKIYNQRHIWSNLDHEVLPYHWDDRGRLYRDYQYLNGVYEKYLKLLAERLNDLHGGGYSARYWRIIIGPWLFYFIEILYDRYLSIQTAIRSGLVTGTWIIPRKLEKWASKDFPVVRRWGVSDEYNQYLYSRIIETLKEMPFNLVNFEITPPLGKESNSYFKNAAKRLFGIYSKNLPSRWNQVVLVASYLNFWDLIRLQLSMGQMPYPFMPSVMLEDVSVKPLMREKLVLKQGKDEFESILDWFIADQIPKAYIEGYADMHQMSLDAFPKKPNVIFTGNAFYGNEEFKFWAAYQVEYGTKLAGTQYGGHYGSGLWAILEAHEINSTDRYYTWGWKTNGEPKTVPLSAGKFAKIQKTVKPNLKGSILWVVTSMPRYSYWMYSVPVGPQMQDYLNEQYRFALSVSPEVHEQLLLRLYMNEYGWNERDRWVDVDPALKLYRGKKSMYRQLNESRLFIGTNNATTYLETFSANFPTILFWNPKHWELRPSAQPYFDGLRGAGILHDTPESAAARVNEIYRDPEAWWSQEEIQNAKDEFCQQFAHTSKDWLKEWKIELLNLAKKA, from the coding sequence ATGTTTTTGATAAACACTGCTGACCAGCGTTTCTGGAAGAAGGATGAGAAGATACTATTCCTCGGCGAATGGTGTAAAATATACAACCAGAGGCATATCTGGTCAAATCTGGATCATGAGGTGCTTCCCTATCACTGGGATGACAGGGGAAGGCTTTATCGGGATTACCAGTACTTAAATGGTGTTTATGAGAAGTATCTGAAACTGTTGGCTGAAAGGCTCAACGATCTCCACGGTGGTGGTTACTCCGCTCGCTACTGGCGTATTATCATCGGGCCATGGCTATTCTATTTCATTGAAATATTATATGACAGGTACCTCTCCATCCAGACAGCCATTAGGTCAGGTTTGGTGACAGGTACATGGATAATTCCGAGAAAACTTGAGAAATGGGCTTCCAAAGACTTTCCAGTGGTCCGCAGATGGGGTGTTTCAGATGAGTATAATCAATACTTGTACAGCAGGATAATAGAAACACTTAAAGAAATGCCTTTTAACCTAGTAAATTTTGAAATAACACCACCATTGGGCAAAGAGTCAAATTCGTATTTCAAAAACGCAGCCAAGAGGTTGTTTGGGATTTATTCCAAAAATCTTCCTTCACGTTGGAATCAGGTTGTCCTTGTTGCAAGCTATCTCAATTTTTGGGATTTAATAAGGCTGCAGCTCTCCATGGGACAAATGCCTTATCCGTTTATGCCCTCAGTTATGCTTGAAGATGTTTCCGTGAAACCATTGATGAGGGAAAAATTAGTTTTAAAACAAGGTAAAGATGAGTTTGAGTCCATTCTGGATTGGTTTATTGCTGACCAGATTCCTAAAGCATACATAGAAGGATATGCGGATATGCATCAGATGTCGCTTGATGCGTTTCCCAAAAAACCTAATGTAATCTTTACCGGCAACGCTTTCTACGGCAATGAAGAATTTAAGTTCTGGGCGGCGTATCAGGTAGAATATGGAACTAAACTGGCAGGTACGCAGTATGGTGGACACTACGGCAGTGGCCTGTGGGCAATTTTAGAAGCTCATGAAATTAATAGTACTGATCGATACTATACTTGGGGCTGGAAAACCAATGGTGAACCGAAAACAGTACCCCTATCTGCTGGGAAATTTGCAAAAATCCAAAAAACCGTAAAACCTAATTTGAAGGGCTCTATTCTGTGGGTGGTCACATCGATGCCACGGTATTCGTACTGGATGTATAGCGTTCCGGTAGGACCGCAGATGCAGGATTACCTCAATGAGCAGTATCGATTTGCATTATCTGTTTCACCAGAAGTTCATGAACAGCTCCTCTTGCGTTTGTATATGAACGAATACGGCTGGAATGAAAGAGACCGTTGGGTTGACGTAGATCCCGCTCTCAAGCTATACAGGGGCAAAAAGTCGATGTATCGGCAGCTTAACGAAAGCCGGCTGTTCATAGGCACTAATAATGCAACCACATACCTTGAGACTTTTTCAGCAAATTTCCCGACAATTCTTTTCTGGAATCCGAAGCATTGGGAACTGCGACCCTCAGCACAACCTTATTTCGATGGGTTACGCGGGGCAGGAATTCTCCACGATACACCTGAATCGGCTGCAGCAAGGGTCAATGAGATTTACAGAGATCCTGAGGCATGGTGGAGCCAGGAGGAGATTCAAAATGCAAAGGATGAATTCTGCCAGCAGTTTGCCCACACCTCGAAAGATTGGCTCAAAGAATGGAAGATAGAGCTTCTTAATCTGGCTAAAAAAGCATAG
- a CDS encoding CmcI family methyltransferase, producing the protein MKEITKVDLEEGIVYIQKENDIKGYNLDTPEAFKIISDIWLRCGWDTKYVYSFTWLGRPIIQLPEDMIRIQEVIYSVKPDVIIETGVAHGGSLIFYASLCKAIGKGRVIGIDIEIRPHNRKAIEQHELFSYIKLVEGSSVELSVVEQIRKIIKTGEKVLVILDSCHTKEHVLKELEAYSNFVSKDSYIIVMDGIMGKIVGAPRTEPDWGWNNPKEAAVEFVSKNNDFKIEEPEFPFNEGVVDFRVTYCPSAYLKRVR; encoded by the coding sequence ATGAAAGAAATAACTAAGGTCGATTTAGAAGAAGGAATTGTTTACATTCAGAAGGAAAACGATATTAAAGGATACAATTTGGATACACCAGAAGCTTTTAAAATTATTTCAGACATTTGGCTGCGTTGTGGATGGGACACTAAGTATGTTTATAGTTTCACATGGCTGGGTCGCCCGATTATCCAACTTCCTGAAGATATGATAAGAATACAGGAAGTCATATATTCTGTAAAACCAGATGTTATCATTGAAACTGGTGTTGCACATGGTGGGTCACTAATATTCTATGCAAGTCTTTGTAAAGCAATTGGAAAAGGTCGTGTTATTGGTATAGATATAGAAATTCGTCCACATAATAGAAAAGCCATAGAACAACACGAACTTTTTTCGTATATTAAACTTGTTGAAGGTAGTTCTGTTGAATTATCTGTCGTAGAGCAAATTAGAAAAATTATAAAAACTGGTGAAAAGGTACTAGTTATACTTGATTCCTGCCATACAAAAGAACATGTTTTAAAAGAACTTGAGGCTTATTCAAATTTTGTATCCAAAGATTCGTACATAATTGTTATGGATGGCATAATGGGGAAAATTGTTGGTGCACCGAGAACGGAACCTGATTGGGGATGGAATAATCCAAAGGAAGCTGCTGTTGAATTTGTATCAAAAAATAACGATTTCAAAATCGAAGAGCCAGAATTTCCTTTCAATGAAGGTGTTGTAGATTTTAGAGTGACTTATTGCCCCAGCGCATATCTGAAACGCGTAAGG
- a CDS encoding flippase yields MLNTTFSRIMNISPVQRQSMISILWSLIFTVIGFLSTMYFAHALGAGVLGAYFLFITYLGILNIFSDGGLNSATIKRISEGEDQSAFFTAYFAVRISLFLFLILGLKIFGNLFVDIDRSVMIFWLPLALFVYIFSDAITVGNGGLGKIGVTSTSTFIGNVSRVIVQIIAVILGYRTGGLIGGFIMGVLVSGIFGWRFFEVSFARFNRKHLKSLFSFSFWMFLSSSGGLVFAYADTALIGHFLKNSDVGVYNVAFQFTGLVVLVSNALIAVLWPKISYGSKIGDIDLLEKSLTKSIIYSLILAVPLLVGGWVLGDKMLLYFYGKEFSSGTYALILLFPVRLVTIIASLLGTYIFAMDHPKEGFRIILLSAVTNIMLDWFFIPILGITGAALATLISMTLLVIIERHVLSQYMSVKMGVNNMNNILKASLVMGLFIVGYRFLMPLDNLLFMIPVIFGALIYFVLLLKMDKAIHDELQDIIQSAGLIWPKWL; encoded by the coding sequence ATGCTAAACACGACCTTCTCCCGAATCATGAATATCAGCCCTGTGCAGCGGCAGAGCATGATATCGATTTTATGGAGTCTTATATTCACGGTAATCGGTTTTTTAAGTACAATGTATTTTGCGCATGCACTGGGAGCAGGAGTGTTGGGTGCATATTTTTTATTCATTACATATTTAGGTATATTAAATATATTTAGTGATGGCGGGTTAAATAGCGCAACAATAAAACGAATCAGCGAAGGGGAAGACCAGTCTGCATTTTTTACTGCCTATTTTGCAGTTCGTATCTCACTTTTCTTATTTCTCATCTTAGGTTTGAAAATATTCGGAAATTTGTTCGTTGATATCGACAGATCTGTTATGATTTTTTGGCTGCCGTTGGCTTTATTTGTTTATATTTTTTCAGATGCGATTACTGTTGGTAATGGTGGTCTTGGAAAAATAGGGGTTACTTCAACCTCCACGTTTATTGGCAATGTTTCGAGAGTTATTGTCCAGATTATAGCAGTCATACTTGGTTATAGGACAGGCGGACTGATCGGAGGATTTATCATGGGAGTTCTGGTCAGCGGCATTTTTGGGTGGCGATTTTTCGAGGTGAGTTTTGCACGGTTTAACAGGAAACATTTAAAAAGTCTATTCTCCTTCTCCTTCTGGATGTTTTTATCCAGTAGTGGTGGCCTCGTATTCGCCTATGCAGATACTGCTTTGATAGGGCATTTCCTGAAGAATTCAGATGTCGGAGTATATAACGTTGCTTTCCAGTTTACCGGTTTAGTTGTTCTGGTCTCAAACGCTCTTATAGCGGTTCTATGGCCCAAAATCAGCTATGGGAGCAAGATTGGAGACATTGATTTATTAGAAAAATCATTGACAAAATCCATCATCTACTCATTAATTTTAGCTGTGCCTTTGCTGGTCGGTGGCTGGGTATTAGGGGATAAAATGCTTCTTTATTTTTATGGAAAAGAGTTTTCATCCGGAACATATGCGCTTATACTGTTGTTCCCTGTACGATTGGTAACTATAATTGCATCATTATTAGGTACATATATATTTGCGATGGATCACCCGAAGGAAGGTTTTAGGATTATCCTGTTATCTGCGGTGACAAATATAATGCTGGATTGGTTTTTTATCCCTATCCTCGGGATTACTGGGGCAGCATTGGCAACACTGATATCCATGACACTCTTGGTCATTATAGAAAGACATGTACTTTCTCAGTATATGTCTGTAAAAATGGGTGTTAATAACATGAATAATATACTGAAAGCTTCACTAGTAATGGGTTTATTTATCGTAGGGTATCGTTTCTTAATGCCCTTAGACAATCTTTTATTTATGATACCAGTGATATTTGGTGCACTGATATATTTTGTATTATTACTTAAAATGGATAAAGCTATACACGATGAACTTCAAGACATCATACAATCAGCAGGATTAATTTGGCCGAAATGGTTATAG
- a CDS encoding class I SAM-dependent methyltransferase: MFKCRSCNNELKECFLTLGNSPLSNSFLTKDNLKKMEPYYPLDLYVCEKCFLVQIDEFEAPENIFSSNYAYFSSFSESWLQHCKNYSMMMVQRFSLDKNSFVIEIGSNDGYLLQYFKQQCIPILGIEPASNTAEAARKIGVPTDIAFFSTSYAKKMKQANKLADLILGNNVLAHNPNLNDFVEGLRIALKPEGVITMEFPSLLSQMEGNQFDTIYHEHFSYFSFHSVEKLFASHDLVLFDVEELPTQGGSLRIYGKHKNDTSKTIASNVADLLDKEKAAGLLNLKTYYNFGRNVESTKRKLLQFLIKTKNDGKKIIGYGAAAKGNTLLNYCGIRTDFLDYVVDRSPFKQNKYLPGTHIPVKDPDKIREDMPDYVLILAWNLKDEIIEQMGYIREWGGRFVVPIPEVQVL, encoded by the coding sequence ATGTTCAAATGCAGATCATGCAATAACGAATTAAAAGAGTGTTTTTTGACACTCGGTAATTCTCCTCTTTCTAATTCATTTTTAACTAAAGATAATCTGAAAAAAATGGAACCCTACTATCCTCTTGATTTATATGTATGTGAAAAATGTTTTCTTGTACAGATAGATGAATTTGAAGCCCCAGAAAATATTTTTTCATCAAATTATGCATATTTCTCTTCTTTTTCAGAAAGCTGGCTGCAACACTGTAAGAATTATTCCATGATGATGGTGCAGCGCTTTTCTCTGGATAAGAACTCCTTTGTGATTGAGATCGGAAGCAATGATGGATATCTGTTACAGTATTTTAAACAACAGTGTATACCCATCCTCGGGATAGAACCTGCATCAAATACGGCGGAAGCCGCAAGAAAAATCGGGGTCCCAACTGATATTGCTTTTTTTAGTACATCGTATGCCAAGAAAATGAAGCAAGCAAATAAACTTGCAGATTTAATTCTGGGCAATAATGTCCTGGCTCATAATCCCAATTTGAACGATTTCGTTGAAGGATTAAGGATCGCATTAAAACCAGAAGGTGTTATAACAATGGAATTCCCTTCTTTACTAAGTCAAATGGAAGGTAATCAATTTGATACAATATATCATGAACATTTCTCTTATTTTTCTTTCCATTCTGTAGAAAAATTATTTGCTTCTCATGACCTTGTACTTTTTGATGTCGAGGAACTTCCAACCCAGGGAGGATCACTGCGTATATATGGTAAACACAAGAACGACACCTCAAAAACCATTGCCAGTAATGTGGCAGATTTATTAGATAAGGAGAAAGCTGCTGGGCTATTAAATTTAAAAACATATTATAATTTCGGAAGGAATGTGGAATCAACAAAGAGAAAATTGCTCCAGTTTTTAATCAAGACAAAAAACGATGGCAAGAAAATTATCGGATATGGTGCTGCAGCCAAAGGTAACACGCTTCTTAATTATTGCGGGATTCGGACAGACTTTCTGGATTATGTCGTGGACAGAAGCCCATTCAAGCAAAACAAGTATTTGCCTGGTACCCATATACCTGTCAAAGATCCGGACAAGATACGGGAAGATATGCCAGATTATGTTTTGATCCTTGCATGGAATCTCAAGGACGAGATTATAGAACAGATGGGTTATATCAGAGAATGGGGTGGGAGATTTGTTGTCCCTATCCCCGAGGTTCAGGTGCTATAG
- a CDS encoding class I SAM-dependent methyltransferase: protein MKNIMNRLSIANEKVSLKDSKDITYRKDHVCPICLTSLDSVLRVEYLDEEFKYLPKKDNPFSDLETFVCSNCGFGWVNRYIDQAQLNNFYSNVYRGLESVYSYQKPKLMMPKIRGFAPLDARFVSQILLAKMFKNFQEGEKVLDIGPGRGESFRTISQMISGMNYFAFEPDESSRAFLQRTGVYVFPYLFSLNLNINSIVRGCKFDLILMSHVLEHFNGRDIVAILENIRRILSEDGILICEVPNCDWRQYEKMRINDSPHLSFFTVDSLRSALIKAGFDVRFLNTCSADYNSWWDRSKSSIQSKHKYQVKPCMLDLIKRIYRILPIPVPKRIGTALYSLMFPDNLSNLFLSDDFKYGGERTCLRAVARPLSRIDSDHPDFKHENIAKM, encoded by the coding sequence ATGAAGAATATAATGAATAGACTATCTATTGCTAATGAAAAGGTATCATTGAAAGATTCAAAAGATATTACATATCGAAAAGATCATGTCTGCCCGATTTGTTTGACATCGTTAGATTCTGTATTACGTGTAGAATACCTTGACGAAGAATTCAAATATTTGCCAAAGAAGGATAATCCTTTCTCAGATTTAGAGACTTTTGTATGCAGTAATTGTGGATTCGGTTGGGTAAATCGCTATATTGATCAAGCACAACTTAATAACTTTTATTCAAATGTTTACAGGGGCCTTGAATCTGTTTATAGCTATCAAAAACCAAAATTAATGATGCCAAAAATTAGGGGTTTTGCCCCGTTAGATGCCAGATTCGTTTCACAAATTCTTCTAGCAAAGATGTTTAAAAATTTTCAGGAAGGTGAGAAAGTTTTGGACATCGGTCCTGGTAGGGGGGAGAGTTTTCGGACCATTTCACAGATGATATCTGGTATGAATTATTTTGCATTTGAGCCTGATGAAAGTAGCAGGGCATTTCTTCAACGAACTGGTGTTTATGTATTCCCATATTTATTTTCATTAAACCTGAATATAAATTCAATTGTCAGAGGATGTAAATTTGATTTAATTCTGATGTCACATGTCTTAGAGCATTTCAATGGAAGAGACATTGTGGCTATATTGGAAAATATACGTAGAATATTATCTGAAGATGGCATTCTTATATGTGAAGTTCCCAATTGTGACTGGAGGCAATATGAGAAAATGCGAATAAATGATTCACCACATCTGTCTTTCTTCACTGTTGATAGTCTGAGAAGTGCATTGATTAAAGCGGGGTTCGACGTTAGATTCTTAAACACGTGCTCTGCAGATTATAATTCTTGGTGGGACCGAAGCAAATCGTCAATTCAAAGTAAACATAAATATCAAGTTAAGCCTTGTATGTTAGATTTGATAAAAAGAATTTACAGGATATTGCCCATTCCAGTTCCAAAAAGAATTGGGACAGCTCTATATTCATTAATGTTTCCAGACAATCTATCCAATCTATTTCTCTCGGATGATTTCAAATATGGAGGCGAACGTACGTGTCTTCGTGCTGTAGCGCGTCCTTTGAGCAGAATCGATTCGGACCATCCTGATTTCAAGCATGAAAACATTGCCAAAATGTGA